GCACCGGCAAGTGGGTGCTTACGCCTGAGCAGATGCTTGAGCCGATCCAGATCCTGGCGGCGATTCAGAAGAGTGTCGCGGAAGGGCGCGAAGTGAAGCTGGCGGAAGTGTCATAGAGTTTGCCCATCACGTATACTCCCATGACCATGACTATCGACCAAATCATTCACACCGAGGCAGTCCGCCGAAAAGAGTTTCCTGTTGTCGCCGAGCGTATCTTTCTGGCACACGCTGGCGTGGCGCCCTTGCCTCGTGTCGCGGCGGACGCTATGCGCGAGTTTTGCGATCACGGCGTGGTCAACGCGCAGGAGAATCCGTGGTCGTGGGGAAAGGTGTTGTCGGCGCGAGCATCCGCGGCGGCGCTGATCAGTTGTACGCCCGAGGAAATCGCCCTGCTGGGACCCACCTCGCTGGGTGTGAGTCTGGTTGCCAATGGAATCCCTTGGGACGCCGGCGACCAAGTGCTCTACTACCGGGACGATTATCCCGCCAACGTTTACCCCTGGACCAACCTGGTCGAGCGGGGTGTGGAACCCGTTTCGCTGACCCCCCGGCACCACGGTGTAATCACGTGGGACCTCATTGAAGCCGCCTTGACGCCGCGCACCCGGCTAGTCGCTCTGGCTTCCTGCAATTTCCTGACAGGGTATCGTATCGACGTCGATACCATTGGCAAGAATCTGCGCAGCCGGGGGATCTTGTTCTCGCTGGATGCCATCCAGACGCTCGGGGCGTTTCCCGTGTCGGTAGAGCATGTCGACTTCCTCAGTGCCGATTCGCATAAGTGGCTGCTTGGTCCGGCGGCGGCAGGTATCTTTTACGTGAAACGCAGCCGTTTTGAAGAGTTGAGACCTTCTCTTCTTGGAAGCTGGAACGTAGTCTCCCCGCAATTTGTCGCGCAGGACAACATCCAATTCGAAGACACGGCTCGCCGATATGAACCCGGTATGCTCAATCTACCGGGGATAATCGGCATGGGTGCGTCGATGGACTTGCTCAGAAAGTTAAATATATCTGACATAGCGAAGCGTCTTATCTTGCTTCATGATGCTTTGCTGGAAATTCTTAAGAAAATTGGGTTTAGGCCGTATACAGACGAGGATCAGCTTTGTGATTTGCCAGATGCGGTCTGGAAATCAGGTATTGTAACGGTGACTCATCCAAAGGCGGATATAAAGGAGTTGGCTCGGACCCTCGACTCGAAGGGTGTGGTCGTCTCCTATCGCCAAGACCGGGCAGGAACCCCTGTCATCCGCTTTTCTCCCCATTTCTACAATACGGAAGAAGAATTCGAGCGAGTTGCCGCCATATTGGCGAATGTATAACGTCGTTTACTTCGGTTTGCCCCTGCAAGGCTGAGGATTACTGCTGTGCCGGATCTCCAAGGGCGTACTGTTTTCATCACGGGAGTGACGTCTGGAATTGGTGAGGCCTGCGCCATACGCCTACGCCGTGCAGGGTGGCGTGTTTTGGGGACTGGCCTGACGGAGCAAGCCTGCGCAGCATCTTCTGAGGAACAGGGGGATGTCGTTGTCCAAATGGACTTGCGCGACTCGAACAGCATTCTGCGGGCGGTCGAATGGCTCAAGGGGAAAGTGGGGGACGCGGGGCTGCAGGGCTTGGTGAATAATGCGGCCGTCGATATTCCCGGACCCTTGGAGTTTCTGCCGCTGGAATCGTTGCGGGAGCAGTTCGAGGTTAACGTGTTCGGCCAGCTTGCCGTGATCCAATCGACGATGCCGCTTATCCGGCAGGGCAACGGCAGAATTGTCAATATCGGCTCGATTGACGGCCGCGCGGTCACCCCATTTCAAGGCGGATACGGCGCAACCAAGCACGCCATTGAAGCACTGACCGATGTCCTTCGAATGGAACTCAGCCCCTGGAGGATCCCCGTCAGCGTGGTTGAGCCGGGAGACATCGCCACGCCGATTTGGGAGAAGTCGCTGTCTACCGCCGATCGGATGCTCGAACGTCTCCCCGACCGCTGCCAAGAGTTGTACGGCCCGCTGATGAAGGCGGCCCGCGCGACGGCCGTGTCTATGTCCAAGAAAGCGAAGTCGCCTGACATCGTGGCGCGGGCCGTACAGCACGCCCTTACGTCATCCCGGCCGAGGCCGCGGTACCTCGTCGGAGGCGACGCGCATTTGAGGTTGGCGCTGGAGGTGCTTCCCGCGCGGTGGGTGGACAAGTTGATTATGGGTTTTATCGCGCGTGGCGCTTGATTTGGCTTGCCGCGGAATTGCGTTGATCGTATGCTAAAGTCTGGCACTGGCCACATCCATCAGGGGGACGATGCAATGAACGCCAACCGTTCGTTTACGCGAAGAAGTTTTCTAAAGTCCAGTCTTGCCGCGGGTGCTGTCGTTGCGACTGCCTCGTGCGCCACGTCCGCAAAGAAACGGGTCAGCGCAAATGAGCGAATTGCGATAGGGTGCATTGGGGTTGGCGACCGGGGTAGCTATGTGATGGGTTCGGCGCTGGGATTGCCCGAAGCACACGTTGTCGCGGTGTGCGATGTGAAACGCGACCGGCGCGAAAAGGCCAAGGCAGGGGTTGACGAGGTCAACGGAAACAGCGATTGCGCGGCCTACAACAACTTCGAAGATCTGGTCGCGCGCAACGATATCGATGCCTGCATCATTGCATCGTGCGATCATTGGCACGTTCCTCTCGCGCTCGCGGCCATCCGCGCAGGGAAAGATGTGTACCTGGAGAAGCCGATGGGCCTTAGCGTTGAACAGGATGCGACGCTGCGCAAGGAAGTTCACAGGAAGAAGGCCATTTTTCAATTCGGGACGCAGCAGCGCTCCGATGCAAAGTTCCGGAAGGCGTGCGAACTGGTGCAGAACGGAAGCATTGGAAAGCTCAAGACCATTCACGTCTGGTCGGCTGCAAGTTCTTCGGGCGGACCGACCGAACTCGCGCCGGTTCCCGATACCTTGGACTATGATCGCTGGCTGGGACCGGCACCTAAAGTGCCGTACACGCTGGAGCGCGATTCTAACAAGTGGTGGTGGTTTATTTCCGATTATGCCTTGGGTTTCATTGCGGGATGGGGAATCCATCCGGTTGATATCGCGGTGTGGGGCGGAGGCGACCTGCTCAAGACCAACGTGCGGGTCGAGGGTTCCGGTGTGTTCCCAACCGAAGGCGTGTGCAATACCGCGACGGCTTGGGATGTCACGCTGGCGTACGATAGCGGCGTCACGATGCGGTTCTACTCGCAGCCGGCCCCCGAGGAATTGAAGGCGCGTTACGGGAAGATCATCGATCACGGGACTGCCTTTGAAGGATCCGACGGGTGGGTGTGCGTGGATCGGCAACGTATTCAAGCTTCTTCAGACGCCATACTCAAGGCTGAGATTCCCGGGAACGGAGTCCACTTGCTTGAGA
The Candidatus Hydrogenedentota bacterium DNA segment above includes these coding regions:
- a CDS encoding aminotransferase class V-fold PLP-dependent enzyme; this encodes MTIDQIIHTEAVRRKEFPVVAERIFLAHAGVAPLPRVAADAMREFCDHGVVNAQENPWSWGKVLSARASAAALISCTPEEIALLGPTSLGVSLVANGIPWDAGDQVLYYRDDYPANVYPWTNLVERGVEPVSLTPRHHGVITWDLIEAALTPRTRLVALASCNFLTGYRIDVDTIGKNLRSRGILFSLDAIQTLGAFPVSVEHVDFLSADSHKWLLGPAAAGIFYVKRSRFEELRPSLLGSWNVVSPQFVAQDNIQFEDTARRYEPGMLNLPGIIGMGASMDLLRKLNISDIAKRLILLHDALLEILKKIGFRPYTDEDQLCDLPDAVWKSGIVTVTHPKADIKELARTLDSKGVVVSYRQDRAGTPVIRFSPHFYNTEEEFERVAAILANV
- a CDS encoding Gfo/Idh/MocA family oxidoreductase, with the protein product MNANRSFTRRSFLKSSLAAGAVVATASCATSAKKRVSANERIAIGCIGVGDRGSYVMGSALGLPEAHVVAVCDVKRDRREKAKAGVDEVNGNSDCAAYNNFEDLVARNDIDACIIASCDHWHVPLALAAIRAGKDVYLEKPMGLSVEQDATLRKEVHRKKAIFQFGTQQRSDAKFRKACELVQNGSIGKLKTIHVWSAASSSGGPTELAPVPDTLDYDRWLGPAPKVPYTLERDSNKWWWFISDYALGFIAGWGIHPVDIAVWGGGDLLKTNVRVEGSGVFPTEGVCNTATAWDVTLAYDSGVTMRFYSQPAPEELKARYGKIIDHGTAFEGSDGWVCVDRQRIQASSDAILKAEIPGNGVHLLESNHHVKNFLEGVRTRQSTVSSIDEAVQGDTVCQISDIAIRLKRPLRWDYAKEQFLDDKEANGRLTRAMREPWHL
- a CDS encoding SDR family oxidoreductase — encoded protein: MPDLQGRTVFITGVTSGIGEACAIRLRRAGWRVLGTGLTEQACAASSEEQGDVVVQMDLRDSNSILRAVEWLKGKVGDAGLQGLVNNAAVDIPGPLEFLPLESLREQFEVNVFGQLAVIQSTMPLIRQGNGRIVNIGSIDGRAVTPFQGGYGATKHAIEALTDVLRMELSPWRIPVSVVEPGDIATPIWEKSLSTADRMLERLPDRCQELYGPLMKAARATAVSMSKKAKSPDIVARAVQHALTSSRPRPRYLVGGDAHLRLALEVLPARWVDKLIMGFIARGA